From a region of the Burkholderia lata genome:
- a CDS encoding helix-turn-helix domain-containing protein: MSSTSFASSRRHPPVLVPGNHPGVVHIDAGMKLMSGTLCSDSRDWYEEPLEKGLKLVLVQSGQLRCRVPGQPEQCIKGPGLCVIANDGEFTTHQIYDRDTPLRYTIVQLGLDALDRNLSLLPEKMLAPTGGDPRIVSCPASKALQALAVQIATCPFEGAVREYYLKAKAFELTALSAQLLATQRQFAPADVRVTSSDVERVYAASDILTRELQQPPTLDALAGRVGMNSRKLTAGFRKVFGTSVYAYLQEYRLRTAHAMLCAEDANVSTVAYRVGYSPAHFSIAFRKRYGISPSDIRASSNAIDDVEMESAAI, from the coding sequence ATGAGCTCGACCTCCTTCGCTTCGTCACGACGTCACCCGCCGGTGCTCGTGCCCGGCAATCATCCGGGCGTGGTGCACATCGACGCGGGCATGAAACTCATGAGCGGCACGCTGTGCTCGGACAGCCGCGACTGGTACGAGGAGCCGCTCGAAAAAGGGCTGAAGCTCGTCCTCGTGCAGAGCGGGCAGTTGCGCTGCCGCGTGCCGGGCCAGCCCGAGCAGTGCATCAAGGGGCCGGGCCTGTGCGTGATCGCCAACGACGGCGAATTCACGACGCACCAGATCTACGACCGCGACACGCCGCTGCGCTACACGATCGTGCAGCTTGGCCTCGATGCGCTCGACCGCAACCTGAGCCTGTTGCCGGAGAAGATGCTCGCGCCGACGGGCGGCGATCCGCGCATCGTCAGTTGCCCGGCGTCGAAGGCGCTGCAGGCGCTCGCGGTGCAGATCGCGACGTGCCCGTTCGAGGGTGCGGTGCGCGAGTACTACCTGAAGGCCAAGGCGTTCGAGCTGACCGCGCTGAGTGCGCAGCTTCTGGCGACGCAGCGGCAGTTCGCGCCGGCCGACGTGCGCGTCACGTCGTCGGATGTCGAACGCGTGTACGCGGCGAGTGACATCCTGACGCGCGAGTTGCAGCAGCCGCCCACACTCGATGCGCTCGCGGGCCGGGTGGGGATGAATTCGCGCAAGCTGACGGCCGGCTTCCGCAAGGTGTTCGGCACGAGCGTGTATGCGTACCTGCAGGAATACCGGCTGCGGACCGCACACGCGATGCTGTGCGCGGAGGACGCGAACGTGTCGACCGTCGCGTACCGGGTTGGCTACAGTCCCGCGCATTTCTCGATCGCATTCCGCAAGCGCTACGGCATTTCGCCGAGCGATATTCGTGCGTCGTCGAACGCAATCGACGACGTCGAGATGGAGAGCGCGGCAATCTAA
- a CDS encoding non-ribosomal peptide synthetase: MSQTAVDSSIDHSDPSSFSPIAFRSQLVAMIAELLDEPVDEIASLDDDEDLLSCGLDSIRLMYLQTRVNRLGYALTFDALARTPTLGAWAELLANAPRVAPAAPDVEAAEVVDVDVHAPFDLSAVQQAYWLGRGDGEVLGNVSCHAFLEFRCRSIDPARLAATCRRVRERHPMLRARFTGGRQQIVAAPDAPVFAHADWRDRTPTDAETEWASLRAFRSHECLDVEHAQVFLMGLVQMPGGEDRVWLSVDLLAADVDSVRLLMQEIGAAYAEPSALPDAPSTWFPAWLARRAADTRDARAVARDAWHARLATLPEGPALPLARAPETIRAPRFSRVAHTLSTAELARLQARAAQHGVTLSSVFGAAFAAVLARWSGRHAFLLNVPLFDRHGDAPDLGRVIADFTTLLLVECDLRADASAADTVRAFQQRLHGAIAQAAYPALDVLRDARRQGAPRAAPVVFSCNLGDAPFVPDAFARVFGDLHDMISQTPQVWLDHQLYRVPDGALLAWDSVDGLFPDGMIDAMFGAYVALVQALCDRDWRLPIAVELPSAQRRVRDALNAVPAPGRPRTLHADFFASAAREPAAVALRCGEQAVTRGELAAQALAIAGGLRAAGIGHGDAVEISLPRGPAQVAAVFGVLAAGACYVPLDIAQPAARKALIERAAGVKAAIGDTTLADAPLPHFGVAALMRHEPLAVPLAVAPQATAYVIYTSGSTGVPKGVEMTHAAALNTIDAIDALLGVSPADRLLAVSALDFDLSVYDLFGVLGAGAELVLPTQDDARDAARWIELIAQHRVTLWNSAPALLEMALAVPAAADACRSVRAALLSGDWIALDLPARLRERCGDACAFHALGGATEAGIWSNVQTVREVPPHWRSIPYGRPLPGQAYRVIDAAGHDVPDYVPGELLIGGDSLARGYRNDPELTAQRFVQQASGRWYRTGDRGRYWPDGTLEFLGREDRQVKVRGHRIELGEIEAALAAHPLIDGACASVVGGEAARIAAAFVPADRMSEVTLSSSVLAEADVADTVHAEAALARALADRLLDGDTGLPPSLSAHWHAKDDVSISVDGALDLLDWYAADLDELTGSLRSLAADPEGAAQRVPLDPRIAPLAFAARLPDGARALREFGAALQAQAQAQAAARTEPLRVAVLDARAGQWFDAGLGVLDDPRFDVTLFDASPGLLHNAQAYFAQTMPTLQAMQDGLLPARHLGRFDCVISFAAAHLRDDPRDTFRIAAALLAQNGRLLLADVLRDSPLRELVAGVTGDASLPRPFAHDALASAAHACGFALEASRSWRSTAFACIDAHRVGEPAEQAALADWLRDRLPDAMRPDALWCIARWPLNANGKIDRRAVGDALARALGDAPAAHDAFVPADERQATLLACWEHALGRPANARDATFFALGGDSLLATRLLAQLRERLGVRVGMAAFYRQPTLAGLAAQLDEAAPTAQASQAEGDTPIATIEEGVL, encoded by the coding sequence ATGAGCCAGACCGCTGTCGATTCCAGCATCGATCATTCCGATCCTTCCAGTTTTTCTCCCATAGCCTTTCGCTCGCAGCTCGTCGCGATGATCGCCGAGCTGCTCGACGAGCCCGTCGACGAAATCGCATCGCTCGACGATGACGAGGACCTGCTGAGTTGCGGCCTCGATTCGATCCGGTTGATGTATCTGCAGACGCGCGTGAACCGTCTCGGCTACGCGCTGACGTTCGATGCGCTCGCGCGCACGCCGACGCTCGGCGCGTGGGCCGAGCTGCTCGCGAATGCGCCGCGCGTCGCCCCCGCGGCGCCTGACGTCGAGGCTGCCGAGGTGGTCGACGTCGACGTGCATGCGCCGTTCGATTTGTCGGCGGTGCAGCAGGCGTACTGGCTCGGCCGCGGCGACGGCGAAGTGCTCGGCAACGTGAGCTGTCACGCGTTCCTCGAGTTTCGGTGCCGCTCGATCGATCCCGCTCGTCTCGCCGCGACGTGCCGGCGTGTGCGCGAGCGCCATCCGATGCTGCGTGCGCGCTTCACCGGTGGCCGCCAGCAGATCGTCGCGGCGCCGGACGCGCCGGTGTTCGCGCATGCGGACTGGCGCGACAGGACGCCCACCGATGCGGAAACCGAATGGGCGTCGCTGCGCGCGTTCCGGTCGCACGAATGTCTCGACGTCGAGCACGCGCAGGTCTTCTTGATGGGGCTCGTGCAGATGCCGGGCGGCGAGGATCGCGTATGGCTGAGCGTCGACCTGCTCGCGGCCGACGTGGACAGCGTGCGGCTGCTGATGCAGGAGATCGGCGCCGCGTACGCCGAGCCGTCAGCGCTGCCCGACGCGCCGTCGACGTGGTTCCCGGCCTGGCTCGCGCGTCGCGCGGCCGATACGCGCGATGCGCGGGCCGTGGCGCGTGATGCATGGCATGCGCGGCTCGCGACGTTGCCGGAAGGGCCGGCGCTGCCGCTCGCCCGTGCGCCGGAAACGATTCGCGCGCCGCGTTTCAGCCGCGTCGCGCATACGCTGAGCACGGCCGAACTCGCGCGCCTGCAGGCGCGGGCCGCGCAGCATGGCGTCACGCTGTCGTCGGTGTTCGGCGCGGCGTTCGCCGCGGTGCTTGCGCGCTGGAGCGGCCGTCATGCGTTCCTGCTCAACGTGCCGCTGTTCGACCGGCACGGCGATGCGCCCGACCTCGGCCGCGTGATTGCCGATTTCACGACGTTGCTGCTCGTCGAATGCGACCTGCGCGCGGACGCGAGCGCGGCCGACACGGTGCGCGCATTCCAGCAGCGGCTGCACGGCGCGATTGCGCAAGCTGCGTATCCGGCGCTCGACGTGCTGCGCGATGCGCGCCGGCAAGGTGCGCCGCGCGCGGCGCCCGTCGTGTTTTCGTGCAATCTCGGCGATGCGCCGTTCGTGCCCGACGCGTTCGCGCGCGTGTTCGGCGATCTGCACGACATGATTTCGCAGACGCCGCAGGTGTGGCTCGATCATCAGCTCTATCGCGTGCCGGACGGCGCGCTGCTCGCGTGGGACAGCGTCGACGGCCTGTTTCCCGACGGGATGATCGATGCGATGTTCGGCGCGTATGTCGCGCTTGTGCAGGCGCTGTGCGATCGCGACTGGCGGCTGCCGATCGCGGTCGAGCTGCCGTCCGCGCAGCGACGCGTGCGCGATGCGCTCAACGCCGTGCCCGCACCCGGGCGTCCGCGTACGCTGCATGCCGACTTCTTCGCATCGGCCGCGCGCGAGCCGGCGGCCGTCGCATTGCGGTGCGGCGAGCAAGCGGTGACGCGCGGCGAGCTGGCCGCGCAGGCGCTGGCGATCGCAGGCGGCTTGCGTGCGGCCGGCATCGGTCATGGCGACGCCGTCGAGATCAGTCTGCCGCGCGGGCCCGCCCAGGTGGCCGCGGTGTTCGGTGTTCTGGCTGCCGGTGCGTGCTACGTGCCGCTCGATATCGCGCAGCCGGCTGCGCGCAAGGCGCTGATCGAACGCGCGGCTGGCGTGAAGGCCGCGATCGGCGACACGACGCTCGCCGATGCGCCGCTGCCGCATTTCGGCGTCGCGGCGCTGATGCGGCACGAACCGCTGGCCGTGCCGCTCGCGGTCGCACCGCAGGCCACCGCGTACGTGATCTATACATCTGGTTCGACGGGCGTGCCGAAGGGTGTCGAGATGACGCACGCAGCGGCGCTCAACACGATCGATGCGATCGATGCGCTGCTCGGTGTGAGCCCGGCAGACCGGTTGCTCGCGGTATCGGCGCTCGATTTCGACCTGTCGGTGTACGACCTGTTCGGCGTGCTCGGTGCCGGTGCCGAACTCGTGCTGCCGACCCAGGACGACGCACGCGACGCGGCGCGCTGGATCGAGCTGATCGCGCAGCATCGCGTGACGCTGTGGAATTCCGCGCCCGCGCTGCTGGAAATGGCGCTGGCGGTGCCGGCCGCGGCCGACGCATGCCGCAGCGTGCGCGCGGCGCTGCTGTCCGGCGACTGGATCGCGCTCGACCTGCCGGCGCGCCTGCGCGAACGGTGCGGCGACGCGTGTGCTTTCCATGCGCTCGGCGGCGCGACCGAGGCGGGCATCTGGTCGAACGTGCAGACGGTGCGCGAGGTGCCGCCGCACTGGCGTTCGATTCCGTACGGCCGGCCGTTGCCGGGGCAGGCTTATCGGGTCATCGATGCCGCTGGCCACGATGTACCGGATTACGTGCCGGGCGAACTGCTGATCGGTGGTGACAGCCTCGCACGCGGCTACCGGAACGATCCCGAGCTGACCGCGCAGCGCTTCGTGCAGCAGGCGTCGGGACGCTGGTATCGCACGGGCGACCGTGGCCGCTACTGGCCCGACGGCACGCTCGAATTCCTGGGGCGCGAGGATCGCCAGGTGAAGGTGCGCGGGCACCGGATCGAGCTGGGCGAGATCGAGGCCGCGCTGGCTGCGCATCCGCTGATCGACGGTGCGTGCGCGAGCGTCGTCGGCGGCGAAGCCGCGCGTATCGCGGCGGCGTTCGTACCGGCCGATCGTATGTCGGAGGTAACGCTGTCCTCGTCCGTGCTCGCGGAAGCGGACGTTGCGGATACCGTGCACGCGGAAGCGGCCCTTGCGCGCGCGCTAGCCGATCGGCTGCTCGACGGCGATACAGGCTTGCCGCCGTCGCTGAGCGCGCATTGGCATGCCAAGGATGACGTATCGATTTCCGTCGACGGCGCGCTCGATCTGCTCGACTGGTATGCCGCCGATCTCGACGAGCTGACCGGATCGCTGCGCTCGCTCGCTGCCGATCCTGAAGGCGCCGCGCAGCGTGTGCCGCTCGATCCGCGGATCGCGCCGCTGGCGTTCGCGGCACGTTTGCCGGATGGCGCACGCGCGCTGCGCGAGTTTGGCGCTGCGTTGCAGGCCCAGGCCCAGGCCCAGGCCGCGGCGCGCACCGAACCGCTGCGGGTCGCGGTGCTCGACGCGCGCGCCGGGCAATGGTTCGATGCGGGGCTCGGCGTGCTCGACGATCCGCGCTTCGACGTGACGCTGTTCGACGCGTCGCCCGGTCTGCTGCACAACGCGCAGGCGTACTTTGCACAAACGATGCCGACGTTGCAGGCGATGCAGGACGGCCTGCTACCCGCCCGTCATCTCGGCCGGTTCGATTGCGTGATCAGTTTCGCGGCCGCGCACCTGCGCGACGATCCGCGAGACACGTTCCGGATCGCAGCAGCGTTGCTTGCGCAGAATGGTCGTTTGCTGCTTGCCGACGTGCTGCGCGATTCGCCGCTGCGTGAGCTCGTCGCGGGCGTGACGGGCGATGCGTCGCTGCCGCGGCCGTTTGCGCACGATGCGCTGGCGTCGGCGGCACACGCGTGCGGCTTTGCGCTGGAAGCATCGCGGAGCTGGCGCTCGACCGCGTTTGCCTGCATTGATGCGCACCGTGTCGGCGAACCGGCGGAGCAAGCGGCGCTGGCCGACTGGCTGCGCGACCGGTTGCCCGACGCGATGCGTCCCGATGCGCTGTGGTGCATCGCGCGCTGGCCGCTCAACGCGAACGGCAAGATCGATCGGCGAGCGGTAGGCGATGCGCTCGCTCGGGCACTCGGCGATGCGCCCGCCGCACATGACGCGTTCGTGCCGGCAGACGAACGGCAGGCGACGCTGCTCGCGTGCTGGGAGCACGCGCTCGGCCGCCCGGCGAACGCGCGCGACGCGACGTTCTTCGCGCTCGGCGGCGACAGCCTGCTCGCGACACGCCTGCTCGCGCAACTGCGTGAGCGGCTCGGCGTGCGGGTCGGGATGGCCGCGTTCTATCGGCAGCCGACGCTCGCGGGTCTTGCCGCGCAGCTCGATGAGGCGGCGCCGACCGCACAGGCTTCGCAGGCGGAAGGCGACACGCCCATCGCAACGATCGAGGAGGGCGTGCTGTGA